GGTCTGCTCATGCCTGATCTTTTTTCAGTCCCCTTTCCCTGCTAAAGCACTTTGTCTCGATGGAAAATGGCTTCACCTGTCAAACAGAGACTGTTAAACCCATATCTCCTCGAGCCAGAGCAGCTTCCTTGTCTGCATGTATTTATGCGTTAGCGATGCTTTGGAAAAACATAACGTTGTAACTACAAGTTAGGACAGGGGGCTATTTGCACAGTATAAGTCAGAGTGTCACTGAGTGGTATCTACAGTGCataagttaaaaaaaacaaaaaaaaaaatcatcttttgagcTGACTGAAAAGGAAGATTCTAAAATTGCAGCTGCGCCATCGGACATTCCTGCGTCTCAGGTAGAGTGTGATGTCAGGATGTGTTTCTCAGCGGGCAGTGAGAGTCCTGTGACATAAATCCACATTGTGTTCTCTCGTGCTAGGACTTGCCTCATCACCACCCGAACCGACTTTATGATCACCGTGACAGCAAGGTTAGGGCTGAGAGTTCACAGTCTTAAAGTATCTCTTTTTGTTTAAGCAAAGCACCCACAAAAGAAACAGCTGCCACAGTATAATTCCAGGGTTGGACAAGACAGgccatggccacacacacagcgcactgATCCTTCTTCATCTTCACCTGTCCAAATAATGAATAATGAATTACTCCTCTTCTCAACATCAGTGCTGTGTGTCGGTGGTAGCCTGCAGTGGCCAGAacagttgtgggttcaattcccgactgccaccgttgtgcccatgagcaaggcacttcACCCCAAGTTGCTCTAGCGCAGTGTTTCtaaaactttttcagaccaaagatcacttaaccaataaaaaaaaccttaCGGACCACTTcgctaaaaaaacaaaacaaaaaacagctgATCTACtttaacagtatattacacaattggcctactcactgaaccactttgCTTATtatctttgcaccttgcttattgtgtcagaggattcatatgattaaATTGgtgtagcttacataggcagtgttgcagaactgtttggatttacatagaagttggttcaatattgcaaacaactcatctatattatattttaccacgtctgctcgcggaccacttgggatagcttacAGACCACACTTTTGAGAAGCACAGCTCTAGCGCcactggcccttgtaataactgacatatgtaagtcgctttggataaaagtgtcagacAAATGAATTTGTATAAGTGTGTATTTAACGAAggccctgttgtgtgtgtgcccgcatAGGCTCCTCTCACCTCTGCAGGTGCGCAGGTCCTCCAGCAGCATGAAGCCCGGTCTGCACTGGCACAGTGCCCGCTGTTGTGGTCCAGCGCCGCACAGCTGAGAGCAGCCGCCGTTATTCAGCGCGCATGGCGTCACCTCTGAGGAGGAACAGGTTACCAGACAGTCGGTTTGAACTCGGACGGCTTACAGAGTTGACTTGCCCATGCACAGGATGTTTTTACATCATGATGTGTGCCCTACATACAGCTTCCCTGTTGCCAGGGGGActcagccagcccccccactgCAACATGTCGGGGATTTCTGTCAGACAGCTGAGCTGATGTGTTTTGCAGACAGTCTGAAGTATCGCTGCCACTTCCTCTATTCGTTTCTCCAGCTGTTCAAAACGCAGGCCACCAAGCTCAACCTTTTTACCTGCTCAAACACGTGAAGGAGCAGGAGCCCATGATGTTGATGTGTTCAGCTTGGCACTTTCACTAGACGAGTATCAGTACAAATCTCCTCTATAGCAAGTGCAGGTCTCATCAGCAGGGAGGAATGCAAACCAATGTTTTCTCAAACTCCATCAGATAATACTGCAACCGAAATCATGCATTCTTCAAACCACAATCTAGAGCTGCATCTAAAATCAACTAACTCTCCATTGCAAATGAGAGACAGGACTATGAAATATTTGAGCAAATGAAATGGTTTGATAATGATGGAAATGCATCATCTGATAGTAGTATCTATtgtagtagtatttattgttacctaaGGGTCTCCTTTGCAGCATGGGTTGAATGCTATTCCTCATTTTATAAGTCTCTTTGGATAAaaacgtctgctaaatgaatacatgtatacAGGCATGCTTGTGTCTTACCCAGGCATGCTGGCGTAGTTCCACTCCATGTGCCATTCTGCTGGCAGTAGCTGTGCACGTCCCCATTGGCCAGCGTGTAGCCAGGGTAACAGGCGTACTGGATGTAGTGCCTGTATTGCAGCTGGCCCGGCTTCTCGATCGTACGGAAATAGAAGGTCCCGTGGGCGGGCAGTGGAGGGTACGGACACACTGGCCTCCCTCTTCTGATTGGCAGCGCAGACGGACGGGCTTTGGTGGAAGCTTCTAGATGAGGAGAGGGTGCAACGCTTGGAGTGTCTCCAGAGCTAGAAAGTGCCAGGCTGTATCCTGCATGTGATTGGCTGCTAGAACTGTTGGTTGGGAGCGTTTGTGTTCTCTGTAACGAGTCCAGTGGAGTCACAGTAACAGGGTCCTGTTCAGGTCGATGGGATTCTTTATGGCCATGTTTGGGGTCAAAGTTCAAAGGAGCCTCCATGCTGCCCTTAGGCCCGTCAGCTTTTGTGGCTGGGGCAATTTGCGCATTTGCACTTGGTGAGGTgctgtgtgtgcacgtctgttGACTAGCAAGTCTCAGCGCTGACGCACGCGTCCCTTCTGCTGCCTCAGCCTCTGATTGGACGGGCCGTGGGCGGGTGGCCCCTGTTTGCACCTCGACCCGCGGCCGTAACCCCCAGCTGGTCTGTCCTGGTGGACCCCCCTGCGACCGGAGCCCCTCAGCACCTGGATCAGTGAGGAGAGGGGACGTGCCGCTGATGGGCGTGGGGTCTGAAGAGCACGGGGACAGGTCTGAGGTCAGTCTGGAGGCTGCTGGGGCAACAGAAGGCACTGCAGCTCCAGAGACTGGAGACTGGTTTTCAGACCTGGTCACTGCAACGTGCGCGATTCCTTCATTCTCTGGTGGCTCCCACAGCTCTTTAGCGTCTTCATGTACGACGTCCTCTTCATGTGCGACGTCCTCTTCATGTGCGACGTCCTCTTCATGTGCGACGTCCTCTTCATGTGCGACGTCCTCTTCATGTGCGACGTCCTCTTCATGTGCGACGTCCTCTTCATGTAGGACGTCCTCTTCATGTAGGACGTCCTCTTCATGTGTGACGTCCTCTGTGTTATTCTCTGCCACTGGCAGCACGGGTGGCTGGTCACCTAAACTGAGTACCGTTTGCCTGGTATTTGGATGACCCTCTAGTCTGTCCATCAAATACTCAGAAAGGTGATCTGTGGTCATTACAGCACTGTGCTGACTGTAGGGAGTAGGAAGATTTGGGGGGTATTTACTTTGGGAATCCACAGTCGTTTCTGCATAAGCAGAGGTGCTGGTGACCGacataacattcacactcagatGTGGTGTTGGTGTACTGAGAATGACAGGTTTTCTTGTATTCAGGAACCCATCCGATATTTGAGTCTGTGTTGAAGTTTTTGAATCAACAGACAGGagtccacctgtgtgtgtttctggtggGCCTTGTGCTGTAGAAGATGGGTCGTCCTCCCCTTCACTTTGATTTTGCAGCAGTGCGTCAGCTCTTGTTGGACCAGCGTCGGACCTCTTAGGTGCCTGGCCATCTATTTTGGACTCGGCGAACCTGGTGCCCGTGGCTGGCGACACAGGAGGTGTCACTGTGGGTGAGATGGAGACAGAGCCAGGTGTTGAGAGGCTAGCAGTGCTCACCATCTGCTGGGGTAGAGTGAGTTTCTCAGTGGCTTCCAGATTCCAGACCCCAGGGCTCAATTCCCTGTGTGCTGCCGTCTTCTGAAGCCACTGCTTCTTCACAGGTTTCCTCTGTAGTGGTGCCATCTTGGGCTTCAACAGCAGTCTTTCAGAGAGGTGGGACTTGGGTAGGGAGCCAACCAGCAGGTAGGCCTCCTTAGAGGCAGTGTTGTGGTGAGACTTTAAATGGTCTTTCAGGTTGGATTGAGGTCTTGGGTTCTTCTCCGTATTAGAACTGGACAGGATGACAGGTTTCTGTTTGAAGGAGCTCATAATATCTGACtctggaaaaaataaaaaagaacattaaaaaataaatttttACAGGTACGAAATGTCTTTACACATTCACAAATCATATTACACAGTTGCAAAACTTTGTTACACATGTGAACATCTTTTCACAAGCTCACAAGATTAAAGACTGTGCCACTGCCTACATGAAACTGGTAGGCAATACACCATTAAACATCTACAAAGAACAGAGTTGTCTTCTAACAGTAGGGTCCACTTATTTACCTTTACAAACAGGCTTTGGGTTGCTCCACGTTTTGCCCTTGCAGTAGAGAAGTGAACTGCCATAGAGCCTGTAGCCATCATCACAGCTGAAGGCCACAAATGAGCGGTCCTCATTAACATCACTGCTGCCGTGTTGAACCCCACCAGGGCTGGGACATCCGGAGGCTGACCAACAAAATTATATAGTTACAAAGTTCATTCAAGAATGGCAGGCATgctgcacagacacactccacaagattggagtgtgtgtgttgcatgatgTTACAGTGCTGATCAAGTTTTAAATTGAATTGGAAAGAGTAAGCATCTCTTGAGATGACCGGGCCAGTAAAATGGCACACTGACCTACACAAACAGGAGGCTCTCACCTACACATACATGAGGCTCACTCACCTACACACGGGAGGCTCtcttacctacacacacacacacacacacacgtgaggctctctcacctacacacacgtgAGGCtctctcacctacacacacacacacacacgtgagctctctcacctacacacacgggAGGCTCtcttacctacacacacacacacacacacacgtgaggctctcacctacacacacgggAGGCtctctcacctacacacacgggAGGCtctctcacctacacacacgggAGGCtctctcacctacacacacgggAGGCTcgctcacctacacacacgggAGGCTcgctcacctacacacacgggAGGCTCTCTCGCCCACTGGCCTGACACACAGCTGCTTGTGGGATGGCCATGGATCCGGAACCCTGGATTGCAGGTGAACGTGACGTACAATCCTTTGAAACGGAAGAACGTGCGTCCGTTCTCCAAGTGCTGGAATCCCCTGCAAGGTTCACCAGCAAACCCTcatgaaagaaacaaacaaGAGAACTCTTGCCAACAAATCCAAACATGCACGACTGGCTTAGCATCagaatttcatttcatttcactatATACATGTTGTTAACACCCAACTGAGACCGTCTCTCAAAGCGCTCTTGTGGCATTTCCTCTTACCTGAACGCAGCGTCAGGAGGAAAGACAGGAAAGGCAGAAGCCCTGTAGGGGCCCCCATGGAGATGACGGACAGGCGGCAAGGACGAGCCAGGCTGTGAAGCCGAGGAGGATCCAAGCGCACACTGGCGAGAGTTTAGGGTCAGCCTGCGACTGAGCAGAGGGACtggtggagggagaggaaggggcgGGGCCACTGTGCTGACAGACCCTGGAGaacacacccctccctcccttcctcccaaCACTGGCGAGAAACACTGAGGGAGGGTTGCTAGGGCGCACACTTGGCCGATAGGACACTGCAGTGCTCACAGAAGCAAGCGATCCAAAGAGCTGTCTTCTAGAGGAAGCTTATAGGGGCAAAGCATAGACAAAATAACATCCAACATTTGGCAGTTCAAATAGCTGAAGTAAACAAAGCTTTAAAAGACAAATTACACTCATGAACATTACGAGCATATGACCATAGGGCATTTCTTTCTGCAGACATGTGTAACACATTCTAGAGACTCGAACCCCATGTTgctatggggggggggtgttgattgTGATTTCCTGTCCATCCCACATTTCCCTGTTTGCCATTGGAATAAGTAAAGTATTTTTACTATATAGCACATTTGTCATGCACAAAGTGTACTTCAAAGCGTTTCACACAAACAGCATCCCAGAAGGAGCAGCGAAAGACACCAGCACACCCGTACTAGCTTACTGGGCAACCAGTGTGGTACATAGAACATACATAAACCAGTAGCCtaagacataaacaaacaaatgggTCCCCTGTgaggtatactacgaagcacgttagacatatctaggctatctagacATATCGCGGCtacacaaagccttgactcaggagTATACGTCAAGTGATACTActatagcagttatgtgatatatttgtcaaactaggctttcagctcagatctgtgcgcattCTCGATGTTGGGATgatgttggccaatcgtgaaatgTGAAGAAGCACAAGACGGCCtacattaaaaaacaattacttctgGATTTATGAGCGATAGTGCAATCTACACTGCAGTCATTTTTAGTGTCtagcctataacatcaaataaatcgattgtcatcagatgttgtatggtatgcacgtccatgtggcatatttgcacgcacaacaCTATTAAAGTGCAtgcgagatccaaaatgtttgtagaggtgaagctccacctgtaagatatatgacagaatcctacacgtgagataaattaatttttcaagataattgattggtcagtgggtgGTAgttttacacgatttgagctataacttagcacataacctactcccgaccaggtttggttgacagcataagacacCATGTTGATACAGCGACGCTAAAACAgagccactttcgtgtcacagcataccctggctttaagcgcaacatacctcgctaacccacaaatcgagattcgtagtatagcCCACTGGTCTCTGCGGCTGTGCACTCCAGTGGAATACTCCATAACAGGAGCGGACCCCAGCAGGCACCCCTGGGATAATAAGGCACatgcaacaaaaacaatgcagcCTTAAATGGTCAAAAGGGATGAACACTTTGGGTATAATTCAATAATACCATCATATTATGGATTTCTATATCTTCTCAAAGATGTAAACAAACCAAGACCAGCCAAGAGAACAAAATGGCGATGTTCATAGATAAAGCCATGTCTGTATTATTCAGAGTTCACTGCCTTTACTGC
The Alosa sapidissima isolate fAloSap1 chromosome 23, fAloSap1.pri, whole genome shotgun sequence genome window above contains:
- the LOC121698236 gene encoding uncharacterized protein LOC121698236 isoform X1, with protein sequence MGAPTGLLPFLSFLLTLRSGFAGEPCRGFQHLENGRTFFRFKGLYVTFTCNPGFRIHGHPTSSCVSGQWAREPPVCVASGCPSPGGVQHGSSDVNEDRSFVAFSCDDGYRLYGSSLLYCKGKTWSNPKPVCKESDIMSSFKQKPVILSSSNTEKNPRPQSNLKDHLKSHHNTASKEAYLLVGSLPKSHLSERLLLKPKMAPLQRKPVKKQWLQKTAAHRELSPGVWNLEATEKLTLPQQMVSTASLSTPGSVSISPTVTPPVSPATGTRFAESKIDGQAPKRSDAGPTRADALLQNQSEGEDDPSSTAQGPPETHTGGLLSVDSKTSTQTQISDGFLNTRKPVILSTPTPHLSVNVMSVTSTSAYAETTVDSQSKYPPNLPTPYSQHSAVMTTDHLSEYLMDRLEGHPNTRQTVLSLGDQPPVLPVAENNTEDVTHEEDVLHEEDVLHEEDVAHEEDVAHEEDVAHEEDVAHEEDVAHEEDVAHEEDVVHEDAKELWEPPENEGIAHVAVTRSENQSPVSGAAVPSVAPAASRLTSDLSPCSSDPTPISGTSPLLTDPGAEGLRSQGGPPGQTSWGLRPRVEVQTGATRPRPVQSEAEAAEGTRASALRLASQQTCTHSTSPSANAQIAPATKADGPKGSMEAPLNFDPKHGHKESHRPEQDPVTVTPLDSLQRTQTLPTNSSSSQSHAGYSLALSSSGDTPSVAPSPHLEASTKARPSALPIRRGRPVCPYPPLPAHGTFYFRTIEKPGQLQYRHYIQYACYPGYTLANGDVHSYCQQNGTWSGTTPACLEVTPCALNNGGCSQLCGAGPQQRALCQCRPGFMLLEDLRTCRDINECVEERHQCQQVCVNTLGSFRCSCRTGFQLNTDGHTCMDISECVSSGKPACEWKCVNLSGSHHCVCPRGFRRHTDGRGCIDIDECKSSNGGCSHSCKNMRGGYKCVCPVSHRMSPTNRKKCLANNNGAQPS
- the LOC121698236 gene encoding uncharacterized protein LOC121698236 isoform X2 — encoded protein: MGAPTGLLPFLSFLLTLRSGFAGEPCRGFQHLENGRTFFRFKGLYVTFTCNPGFRIHGHPTSSCVSGQWAREPPVCVASGCPSPGGVQHGSSDVNEDRSFVAFSCDDGYRLYGSSLLYCKGKTWSNPKPVCKESDIMSSFKQKPVILSSSNTEKNPRPQSNLKDHLKSHHNTASKEAYLLVGSLPKSHLSERLLLKPKMAPLQRKPVKKQWLQKTAAHRELSPGVWNLEATEKLTLPQQMVSTASLSTPGSVSISPTVTPPVSPATGTRFAESKIDGQAPKRSDAGPTRADALLQNQSEGEDDPSSTAQGPPETHTGGLLSVDSKTSTQTQISDGFLNTRKPVILSTPTPHLSVNVMSVTSTSAYAETTVDSQSKYPPNLPTPYSQHSAVMTTDHLSEYLMDRLEGHPNTRQTVLSLGDQPPVLPVAENNTEDVTHEEDVLHEEDVLHEEDVAHEEDVAHEEDVAHEEDVAHEEDVAHEEDVAHEEDVVHEDAKELWEPPENEGIAHVAVTRSENQSPVSGAAVPSVAPAASRLTSDLSPCSSDPTPISGTSPLLTDPGAEGLRSQGGPPGQTSWGLRPRVEVQTGATRPRPVQSEAEAAEGTRASALRLASQQTCTHSTSPSANAQIAPATKADGPKGSMEAPLNFDPKHGHKESHRPEQDPVTVTPLDSLQRTQTLPTNSSSSQSHAGYSLALSSSGDTPSVAPSPHLEASTKARPSALPIRRGRPVCPYPPLPAHGTFYFRTIEKPGQLQYRHYIQYACYPGYTLANGDVHSYCQQNGTWSGTTPACLEVTPCALNNGGCSQLCGAGPQQRALCQCRPGFMLLEDLRTCRDINECVEERHQCQQVCVNTLGSFRCSCRTGFQLNTDGHTCMDISECVSSGKPACEWKCVNLSGSHHCVCPRGFRRHTDGRGCIDIDECKSSNGGCSHSCKNMRGAAHWLSGRCLYITWSCRNSSLAE
- the LOC121698236 gene encoding mucin-3B isoform X3 encodes the protein MGAPTGLLPFLSFLLTLRSGFAGEPCRGFQHLENGRTFFRFKGLYVTFTCNPGFRIHGHPTSSCVSGQWAREPPVCVASGCPSPGGVQHGSSDVNEDRSFVAFSCDDGYRLYGSSLLYCKGKTWSNPKPVCKESDIMSSFKQKPVILSSSNTEKNPRPQSNLKDHLKSHHNTASKEAYLLVGSLPKSHLSERLLLKPKMAPLQRKPVKKQWLQKTAAHRELSPGVWNLEATEKLTLPQQMVSTASLSTPGSVSISPTVTPPVSPATGTRFAESKIDGQAPKRSDAGPTRADALLQNQSEGEDDPSSTAQGPPETHTGGLLSVDSKTSTQTQISDGFLNTRKPVILSTPTPHLSVNVMSVTSTSAYAETTVDSQSKYPPNLPTPYSQHSAVMTTDHLSEYLMDRLEGHPNTRQTVLSLGDQPPVLPVAENNTEDVIHEDAKELWEPPENEGIAHVAVTRSENQSPVSGAAVPSVAPAASRLTSDLSPCSSDPTPISGTSPLLTDPGAEGLRSQGGPPGQTSWGLRPRVEVQTGATRPRPVQSEAEAAEGTRASALRLASQQTCTHSTSPSANAQIAPATKADGPKGSMEAPLNFDPKHGHKESHRPEQDPVTVTPLDSLQRTQTLPTNSSSSQSHAGYSLALSSSGDTPSVAPSPHLEASTKARPSALPIRRGRPVCPYPPLPAHGTFYFRTIEKPGQLQYRHYIQYACYPGYTLANGDVHSYCQQNGTWSGTTPACLEVTPCALNNGGCSQLCGAGPQQRALCQCRPGFMLLEDLRTCRDINECVEERHQCQQVCVNTLGSFRCSCRTGFQLNTDGHTCMDISECVSSGKPACEWKCVNLSGSHHCVCPRGFRRHTDGRGCIDIDECKSSNGGCSHSCKNMRGGYKCVCPVSHRMSPTNRKKCLANNNGAQPS